Part of the Rhodococcus sp. OK302 genome is shown below.
CCTTGGGACAAGAAGGGTTACAAGATCCCGGGCGGCACTCCGGCCACTCCGGCGTTTGCAGCCAACCTTCCGGCATTCCCGGCGAACCTGCGCAAGACCCTCAAGGGCGCTCCCATGCCGGCTCCGCGCGCCATCATGGCCGCAGCTGTCGAGGGTTCGCAGGTCGACATCGACAACGCACTGATCATCGAGGCACGGTACTTCACGTCTCTCGTCACCGGGCGTACCGCGAAGAACATGATTCAGGCATTCTTCTTCGACATGCAGGCGATCGGCTCCGGCGCCTCGCGTCCGAAGGACATCGCCAAGACCCCGATCACCAAGATCGGTGTCCTCGGCGCCGGCATGATGGGCGCCGGCATCGCGTACGTTTCCGCGAAGGCAGGCTACGAGGTCGTCCTCAAGGACGTCACCATCGAGGCTGCAAACAAGGGCAAGGCGTACTCCGAAGGCATTGAAGCCAAGGCACTCTCGCGTGGCAAGACGACGCAGGAGAAGTCCGACGCACTGCTCGCCAAGATCACCCCGACGGCTGACCCGGCAGATTTTGCCGGCGTCGACTTCGTCATCGAGGCAGTCTTCGAGAGCCAGGAACTCAAGCACAAGGTCTTCCAGGAGATCGAGGACATCGTCGAGCCCAACGCATTGCTCGGCTCCAACACCTCGACGCTGCCCATCACGGGCCTCGCCACCGGCGTGAAGCGTCCGGAAGATTTCATCGGAATCCACTTCTTCTCTCCCGTCGACAAGATGCCGCTGGTGGAGATCATCCGCGGTGAGAAGACGTCCGACGAGGCTCTGGCTCGCGTATTCGACTACGTCCAGGCAATTCGTAAGACGCCGATCGTCGTCAACGATTCGCGTGGCTTCTTCACCTCGCGCGTCATCGGCACGTTCATCAACGAGGCCATCGGTATGGTTGCCGAGGGCATCGACCCGGCCACCGTTGAGCAGGCCGGCATGCAGGCCGGCTACCCGGCTGCGCCGCTGCAGCTTTCGGATGAGCTCAACCTCACCCTGATGCAGAAGATCCGCAAGGAAAACGCGGATGCAGCCAAGGCTGAAGGCCGGGAGCTTCCGGCAGATCCGGCCGGCGGAGTTATCAACTTCATCGTCGACGCGGGCCGCACCGGCCGTCTCGGCGGAGCCGGGTTCTACGACTACGCCGAAGGCAAGCGCGTCGGCCTCTGGTCCGGATTGCGGGAGAACTTCAAGTCCGGAACCTCGGATGCTCCGATCCAGGATCTCATCGATCGCATGCTGTTCATCGAGGCCATCGAGACGCAGAAGTGCTTCGACGAGGGTGTTCTCATGACCACCGCCGACGCCAACATCGGCTCCATCATGGGTATCGGCTACCCGGCCTGGACGGGTGGCGTCAGCCAGTTCGTCACCGGCTACGAGGGTGGCAAGGCCGGCTTCGTCGCTCGGGCTGAGGAATTGGCTGCCAAGTACGGTGAGCGGTTCACCCCGCCGGCGTCACTGAAGGACTAGTCTTTACCGACCCATTCTGAGCGAACGTACCTTTCGGCGCATCTAACGCGCCGAAAGGTACGTTCGCTCAGTTGGTGGGGGTGGTACTACCCCTTCCACCACGGGCGCAGCGGCACATGCGCTTCACCCTTGGGGCCGAGTTTGACGGCCAGAACCTGGTGCAGCTGAACTACATTGCGCTCGAAGCCCAAGCGCGAGCCGGCCATGTAGAGGCCCCACACGCGAGCGGTGCCTTCGCCGACCTCCGCGACGCAGGCGTCCCAGTTGTCGACGAGGTTCTGGCACCAGCCGGCGAGGGTCAATGCGTAGTGTTCGCGGAGGTTTTCCTCATGCCGCACTTCGAGTCCCACGTTCTGGATCTCGGAGATGATGCGGCCCGAGCCCGTGAGCTCCCCGTCGGGGAAGACGTACCGGTCGATGAATCCGCCGGCCTTGGCGCTGCCGCGGTTGTCCGGACGCGTGATGCAGTGGTTGAGCAGGCGCCCACCTTCACGCAGTTTGTCCTTGAGGAATTCGAAGTACGCCGGGTAGTTTCCGACGCCGATGTGTTCGGTCAGGCCGATGGAAGATATTGCGTCAAAGCCTGTTTCGGCTACATCGCGGTAGTCGGAGAAGCGGACCTGGGCGAGATCCGCGAGCCCCTCGTCTTCGATGGCTTTTTGTGCCCAGTCTGCCTGTTCGCGTGAGAGGGTTACGCCGATAACTTTGACACCCCGACGTGCCGCGTAGCGGACCATCGAGCCCCAGCCGCAGCCGATGTCGAGGAGGCGGTCACCCTCGCGGAGTCCGAGTTTCTCGAACACCAATCGGTACTTGTTTTCCTGGGCCGCTTCCAGTGACTGTTCGGTGTTCTCGTAGGTAGCGCACGTGTAGGTCATGGAGGGGCCGAGTACGTACTCGTAGAAGGTGTTCGAGACGTCGTAGTGATGGTGGATTACTTCGGCGTCGCGAGTCTTGGAGTGGCGCAACCCTTCTGCGACGCGACGCCAGCGCGGGAGATGTTCCTGCGGCGGCGGAGCGATGGGGCGCAACAAATCCCATCCGAGAGAGCGCGTGATGCTGGCCAACGTCAATGCCGACGGTCGCTTCAGGTGAAGTTCGTCGCCCATGACGCGCAGGATCTCGTAGGGGTCGCCGGGATGAACGCCCTCGGCTTCGAGGTCGCCGGAGACGTAGGCCCTGGCCATGCCGAGGTCGCCGGGAGCCGTTGCGAGATAAGTAGTTCCGCGGGTGGACTTGAGGTGAAGCCCGTAGTCGGCGTCTTCCGGTCCTGCGACGGACCCGTCGTACGCGGTAAATCGTAGCGGCAACATGCCGTCGGAAAGTGTCTCTAGTATCTCCGCGATGGAGAGTTTCTCTTGGTTTTTGGAGTCCTTGAACGTGGTCATTTACGTTGCACCGCCTTAGAAAATAGATCCAATAAACGGGAATTCGGGTCGTAGTGTTCCTTGAGATGGGTGTATCGGTCGCCGCCGTAGTACTGGGCTTCGAAATCTTCTCTCGAGTAGTACGAGTCGGAGTACAGCGACTTGTGTCCGTCGAAGTCGCTGACCTTTTCTTCGATCAGTCGGTTGGCGGCGCCTTCGCGCTCGCCCGGAATGATGGGTACCGAGGACCAGAAGCCGATGTTGACGTAGGTGCGCTTGGGTTCCAACGGATAGAGGGGCCAAGGTCGAGAAGCCGAGGCCGCGGCCGGGCTGGGTTCACGAAGGCGTAACGGACACAACCACAATGGTTCGATCGGGATTTCCTGGAGGAACCAGGAAACAAAATCAGCTGTTCGTTCGATCGGGACCTCGACGTCTTGGACGACGCGCTCGCGCGGGGGATTGCCCTTGCGCTTTTCGAGGCGATCGCCGACGTCGTACTTGTGGTCGAGGGCGATCAGCTTCCAGTAGAAGCTACTGCGGAGGTACTGCTTGGGCCAGAAGCGCCGGATCTTGGGGTTTTGGGCACCGAAGGCCCTCGAGCACCAGAACCAGTCGGTGTCCCAGCGCCACAGGTAATCCCGGGTCGTGAGGCGATCGGTCTTGGGATGTATCAGCGATGGGTGCTGGATGGAGCGGTAGAAGATGTTCTCGTTGGTGTAGTCGCTGACCGGGCCGTCGTCGTCGGTTTGTACACCGAGAATGAGGTAGCTCTCGGTATCGGTAAAGACGACTCCGTCGAGGTAGTCGACTGCGACGCCGTCGTATTCACGGTCCGTGACGATGCGGTCCATCGTCGTTTCGAGTGCCTTCAGTGAATCGAAACGCAGATGGCGCAGCGCCACATACTTTTTGACCGGCTCCAAGGAAATCTTCAGCCGTGTCGAGTAGCCGAGAGTGCCGTAGGAGTTGGGGAAACCGAAGAACAGTTCGGCATGTTCACCGTCGGGGGTGGCGGTGATGATGTCGCCGCTTCCGGTGAGGATGTCGATCTCGAGGACGGACTCGTGCGGCAGTCCGTTTCGGAAGGACGTGGATTCGATTCCCAGGCCGGTGACGGCGCCGCCGAGGGTGATGGTCTTGAGCTGCGGCACGACAAGCGGCGCAAGCCCGTACGGGAGAGTGGCATCCACCAGATCCTCGTAGGTACACATGCCGGCGACATCCGCTGTCCGTGCCACTGGATCGACGGCAATCACGCCGGTGAGGCCGCTGACGTCGAGTCCGGGGGTTGACGTCTTGGCTCGGGTGCGGAAGAGGTTGGACGTCTTCTTTGCGAGTCTGACGGACCCGTCGGGAGGGATCGCGTGATACGACGCAAGGAGTCGTTTCACGCCTTCCCGGTGCTGCGCAAAACCTGTTTCGCGCGCGCCACCGGAACCCGGACGCTGACCTGTCCGGATTCGAGAGATCTTCGGAACTACCCCATTGAAAGAGAGAGTCACACCCCCGACGCTATCCCGCGCGTTCGGCGGAGGCCATCGGGAGGGGTCGAATTGGGTGAATTTGATCGAGTTGTTGCAAACGGGCACAGGTTTCCCATACCCATTGGTGAACCAGCTCACACGATCGGGGCAGATGGTCGAGATACCGGGCCGCAGCAGGCACTATTGAGAGAAGTGTCTGTGCGGAGCGGCAGGTAATCCACTTGTACGTATTCCGCGGTAATCGAGTCGCGGTAGTTGATAAAGGGAGACGCAGGGTAAATGGGTCAGGTCAGCGCACATAGTTCGATCGTCGTCGCTACGGCACCGGAGAAGGTGCTTGCGGCACTGACGGATTACGAGACGGTTCGCCCGCGCATTCTGTCGGAGCAGTACCTCGACTACAAGGTCGTGGAAGGCGGACAGGGCGACGGAACAGTTGTCCAGTGGACGCTCAAGGCAACTGAGAAGCGTTCACGCAACGTCGAGTCGACCGTCACGGTCGACGGCAACGTCATCACCGAGAAGGACGCCAACTCCAGTTTGGTGACCACGTGGACGGTTGCTCCCAACGGAGCCGGTACCACGGTGACGACGTTGACGCAGTGGAAGGGCGCGACGGGTATCGGCGGCTTTTTCGAGCGGACGTTTGCACCCAAGGGCTTGCAGAGCATCCAGAAGAAGGTGCTCGACAACCTCAAGCGTGAACTGGGCTAAGTAGTCCCGCTGATGATCCGGCCCAGAGTATTCAGGGCCGGATTTTCTGCATTCCAGTACTCGCCGTGGACGGCCAACCCTGGTGAACCGGGCGCGCTCTCGAAGACCTGAGCGCCGAATGCCGGGTCGGATGGATCGAATCCGTGTGTTCCGAGGACCTTCGGTACCAGTTGTACCGGATCCCAGAATGCTGTTGTCGCATAGACATGTTCACCCATGTCTGCAGCGGACGTCGAGTCGAGTCTCAAGTCACTGACGCGGTCCGCGTCGACGCCGGGGCTGGCGACGAAGACAAGATCGTCGACATCGAGTGAGGCGCCGCCGGTAGTGGCGGCGCCGATGACGGTACTGCCGTAGGAATGTCCGATCATCACGTTGTGGGAGGCCGGGCCGTCGTGTGAAGCGCGTAGTCCGTCCTGAAACTTGTCGAGTGCGGGTGCGGCGCCGTCGGCAAAGCTGTCGAAGCCTGCATCGGGAAGGCTTGGGGGAGCGTCATATCCGGACCAGAGTATGACCGAATTGGCAGACCCGGGCGAGGCTGCTCGCGCGGAGTTGAACATGGCGGTGGTCCGCGCAAGGTCTCCGTCGATTCCGCCGAGGCTGGTTCCGGTTCCGGGAACGAGAGTCGCGACATTGTCTGCGGTATCCGGGTTTCCGAGAGCAATCACGGCGTGCCCGTCGGTGCTGATGGACAGTAGAAACATGTCGGGCCGAAGTTCCGATGCGACGGCGGCATACGTGCGATCCGGGGATGTGCTCAATGAGTCCAGGTAGCGGCGGTTGTAGTAGTCGCGGTCCAGGGCGGGGAGTCCGTCACGGTTCCCGATTGTCGGATAGCGCGTCGCCAGGGAATCTTTTTCGCTGGGGGAGAGGGTATTCCAATAGGTGCTCAGTTCAGTGGGGTTGTCCGGCAATATGATCGGGCCACTGACCAAGGCGGACGGTGCCTCGAGCAGTTCGGAGAGTTGACGAAATGCGATCGCCAAGGCCGCATCGGAGTCGAGTTCGACGCGTTCCACGGTGTCGAGTGCTGCCGATAGGTTCCGGCCGAAAGTTACTGCCGTCTCTGCGTATTGGTTGTTCTGCAGAATATCTGCCACATTGATCGGCGAGAGTGGGGCGGGTGGGAAGACCTCGCCGATGTCGGTGACAGTCATCCCCGAGAATGTGGCCTCGTTGGCGATTGTTCTGGCCTCGCGGTATGCGTGTCCGAGCGTATTTGCTGCTCCGGCATGGAGATCCGCGATCGATCGCACGGCAATGGATATGCGGCTGGACGCACGGAGAGTGGTGGACAGGTGGGCGCCGGCAGCAGTTGCGGCTACACCTTTCCACGTAGCGAATTGGGCATCAGCCCGCTGTCGGCTCTCGTCGAGAATGTCTTCAACCCGCCGATCCGCCTCGATCAGTTGCGAACTCACCGTTCGCAGTGGTTCCGGCGACCACGCGCGAACTTCGGAGATGGTGGGACGCATTAGAACTGAATTCTGTGCAAGGCGTCTGTGAAGTCACGCTCCGCGGCCTCGAGCAGTCGGGAAGTGGCGGCAACACCGGACGCAAACCCGCTGATCCGTCCGGACAGAAACCGGTAGGCATCGGCAACCT
Proteins encoded:
- a CDS encoding 3-hydroxyacyl-CoA dehydrogenase NAD-binding domain-containing protein, coding for MINWEQDSDGIVVLTMDDPNQGANTMNNLYKQSMGATVDRLYAEKDSITGVVLTSAKKTFFAGGDLKNMIKIGPDQAPEIFEEVGVIRAALRRLETLGKPVVTAINGAALGGGLEIALATHYRIAADVKGVKIGLPEVTLGLLPGGGGIVRTVRMLGLQNALMGVLLQGQQRGPVEAKEVGLVDEVVGSIEELVPAAKAWIKANPEGGVQPWDKKGYKIPGGTPATPAFAANLPAFPANLRKTLKGAPMPAPRAIMAAAVEGSQVDIDNALIIEARYFTSLVTGRTAKNMIQAFFFDMQAIGSGASRPKDIAKTPITKIGVLGAGMMGAGIAYVSAKAGYEVVLKDVTIEAANKGKAYSEGIEAKALSRGKTTQEKSDALLAKITPTADPADFAGVDFVIEAVFESQELKHKVFQEIEDIVEPNALLGSNTSTLPITGLATGVKRPEDFIGIHFFSPVDKMPLVEIIRGEKTSDEALARVFDYVQAIRKTPIVVNDSRGFFTSRVIGTFINEAIGMVAEGIDPATVEQAGMQAGYPAAPLQLSDELNLTLMQKIRKENADAAKAEGRELPADPAGGVINFIVDAGRTGRLGGAGFYDYAEGKRVGLWSGLRENFKSGTSDAPIQDLIDRMLFIEAIETQKCFDEGVLMTTADANIGSIMGIGYPAWTGGVSQFVTGYEGGKAGFVARAEELAAKYGERFTPPASLKD
- a CDS encoding class I SAM-dependent methyltransferase; amino-acid sequence: MTTFKDSKNQEKLSIAEILETLSDGMLPLRFTAYDGSVAGPEDADYGLHLKSTRGTTYLATAPGDLGMARAYVSGDLEAEGVHPGDPYEILRVMGDELHLKRPSALTLASITRSLGWDLLRPIAPPPQEHLPRWRRVAEGLRHSKTRDAEVIHHHYDVSNTFYEYVLGPSMTYTCATYENTEQSLEAAQENKYRLVFEKLGLREGDRLLDIGCGWGSMVRYAARRGVKVIGVTLSREQADWAQKAIEDEGLADLAQVRFSDYRDVAETGFDAISSIGLTEHIGVGNYPAYFEFLKDKLREGGRLLNHCITRPDNRGSAKAGGFIDRYVFPDGELTGSGRIISEIQNVGLEVRHEENLREHYALTLAGWCQNLVDNWDACVAEVGEGTARVWGLYMAGSRLGFERNVVQLHQVLAVKLGPKGEAHVPLRPWWKG
- a CDS encoding FAD-binding oxidoreductase, whose translation is MRTGQRPGSGGARETGFAQHREGVKRLLASYHAIPPDGSVRLAKKTSNLFRTRAKTSTPGLDVSGLTGVIAVDPVARTADVAGMCTYEDLVDATLPYGLAPLVVPQLKTITLGGAVTGLGIESTSFRNGLPHESVLEIDILTGSGDIITATPDGEHAELFFGFPNSYGTLGYSTRLKISLEPVKKYVALRHLRFDSLKALETTMDRIVTDREYDGVAVDYLDGVVFTDTESYLILGVQTDDDGPVSDYTNENIFYRSIQHPSLIHPKTDRLTTRDYLWRWDTDWFWCSRAFGAQNPKIRRFWPKQYLRSSFYWKLIALDHKYDVGDRLEKRKGNPPRERVVQDVEVPIERTADFVSWFLQEIPIEPLWLCPLRLREPSPAAASASRPWPLYPLEPKRTYVNIGFWSSVPIIPGEREGAANRLIEEKVSDFDGHKSLYSDSYYSREDFEAQYYGGDRYTHLKEHYDPNSRLLDLFSKAVQRK
- a CDS encoding SRPBCC family protein, with product MGQVSAHSSIVVATAPEKVLAALTDYETVRPRILSEQYLDYKVVEGGQGDGTVVQWTLKATEKRSRNVESTVTVDGNVITEKDANSSLVTTWTVAPNGAGTTVTTLTQWKGATGIGGFFERTFAPKGLQSIQKKVLDNLKRELG
- a CDS encoding alpha/beta hydrolase; this encodes MRPTISEVRAWSPEPLRTVSSQLIEADRRVEDILDESRQRADAQFATWKGVAATAAGAHLSTTLRASSRISIAVRSIADLHAGAANTLGHAYREARTIANEATFSGMTVTDIGEVFPPAPLSPINVADILQNNQYAETAVTFGRNLSAALDTVERVELDSDAALAIAFRQLSELLEAPSALVSGPIILPDNPTELSTYWNTLSPSEKDSLATRYPTIGNRDGLPALDRDYYNRRYLDSLSTSPDRTYAAVASELRPDMFLLSISTDGHAVIALGNPDTADNVATLVPGTGTSLGGIDGDLARTTAMFNSARAASPGSANSVILWSGYDAPPSLPDAGFDSFADGAAPALDKFQDGLRASHDGPASHNVMIGHSYGSTVIGAATTGGASLDVDDLVFVASPGVDADRVSDLRLDSTSAADMGEHVYATTAFWDPVQLVPKVLGTHGFDPSDPAFGAQVFESAPGSPGLAVHGEYWNAENPALNTLGRIISGTT